In Vibrio sp. FE10, the following are encoded in one genomic region:
- a CDS encoding ABC transporter ATP-binding protein, which translates to MNNSEDTISRSWLITQVKKHKSKLLFANFVAILATLISVPIPLLMPLMVDEVLLDKPASGLEMMNHLLPVSLQTPTGYIALTLLLVILMRSASQALNILQGRQFTLVSKTITYQMRSKMIDKLGRISIRQYETKGSGGINAHLITDIETIDKFIGSTLSKFIISFLTVLGTAIVLLWLEWRLGLFILLVNPVVIYFSRKLGSRVKHLKKYENQSFERFQNRLVETLDGIYQLRAANKERIFLDELKVQANQVRIDADKYAWQSEAAGRVSFLLFLLGFELFRAVAMLMVLFSDLTIGQIFAVFGYLWFMLGPVQELLGIQFSWYSAKAALQRINDLLLLEEEHRPVSKVNPFNEHQEVTVDIEDVTFSYTLENTVLNKLSLHIPAGKKVALVGASGGGKSTLIQLLIGVYQADSGCIRYNGETTDDISFDVIRNQIAVVLQQPILFNDTLRHNLTLGAEYDEMSLWRALEVSQMQDVIKQLSNGLDTQIGRNGVRLSGGQRQRLAIARMVLSNPKFVILDEATSALDTATESALHKALSEFLKDRTTLIVAHRLSAVKQADLIYVLEDGQVTQTGTHGELVEQQGLYQTLYGSVQSHA; encoded by the coding sequence ATGAACAATTCAGAAGACACTATTAGCCGTTCTTGGTTGATAACTCAAGTAAAAAAACACAAGTCCAAATTACTGTTTGCTAACTTTGTTGCCATTCTTGCAACCTTAATTAGCGTCCCTATCCCTCTGCTTATGCCACTCATGGTCGACGAAGTTTTGCTTGATAAGCCAGCTTCAGGGTTAGAGATGATGAATCACCTACTTCCAGTCTCGCTGCAAACGCCAACTGGCTATATTGCTCTTACTCTCTTGTTGGTTATCCTGATGCGCTCCGCCAGTCAGGCGCTGAATATTCTACAAGGTCGTCAATTTACTTTGGTTTCCAAAACGATCACCTACCAAATGCGTAGCAAGATGATCGATAAACTTGGCCGCATTAGCATCCGACAATACGAGACCAAAGGCAGCGGCGGTATTAATGCTCACCTTATTACAGACATAGAGACTATTGATAAGTTCATTGGTTCGACCCTTTCTAAATTTATCATCAGCTTCTTAACGGTGCTCGGTACCGCTATCGTCTTACTCTGGTTAGAGTGGCGCTTAGGGCTGTTCATTCTACTGGTCAATCCTGTTGTTATTTATTTTTCTCGTAAACTTGGAAGCCGTGTTAAACATCTCAAGAAATATGAGAACCAGTCTTTTGAGCGTTTTCAGAATCGCTTAGTTGAAACCTTAGATGGCATCTATCAACTTCGTGCCGCTAATAAAGAGCGCATCTTTCTTGATGAACTGAAAGTTCAAGCAAACCAAGTAAGAATCGATGCCGATAAATACGCTTGGCAATCTGAAGCCGCAGGTCGAGTGTCCTTTTTACTGTTTCTGTTAGGCTTTGAGTTATTCCGCGCCGTCGCAATGTTGATGGTGTTATTTAGTGATTTAACCATTGGCCAAATTTTCGCAGTCTTCGGCTACTTATGGTTCATGCTCGGCCCTGTTCAAGAGTTATTAGGCATTCAGTTTTCTTGGTATAGCGCGAAGGCAGCGCTTCAACGTATTAACGACCTACTGCTACTTGAAGAAGAGCATCGTCCGGTGAGTAAAGTGAACCCGTTCAATGAACATCAAGAAGTGACCGTCGATATTGAAGATGTTACATTCTCTTACACATTAGAAAACACTGTTTTAAATAAGCTATCCTTACATATACCCGCGGGTAAAAAGGTCGCTCTTGTCGGTGCCAGTGGTGGAGGTAAATCGACATTAATACAGTTGCTGATTGGGGTTTATCAAGCTGACTCAGGGTGTATTCGCTATAACGGAGAAACAACAGACGACATCAGTTTTGATGTAATTCGTAATCAAATTGCCGTTGTTTTACAGCAACCTATACTTTTTAATGACACATTGAGGCATAATCTGACCCTCGGCGCCGAATACGATGAAATGTCGCTATGGCGTGCGCTTGAAGTGTCTCAGATGCAAGATGTGATTAAGCAGCTAAGCAACGGTTTGGATACTCAAATTGGTAGGAATGGCGTTCGACTTTCTGGTGGTCAACGACAACGACTGGCCATCGCTCGTATGGTGTTGAGCAATCCGAAGTTTGTTATTCTAGATGAAGCAACATCAGCACTTGATACAGCGACAGAGTCAGCTCTGCACAAAGCGCTAAGTGAATTTTTGAAAGATCGCACAACTTTGATCGTGGCTCATCGATTATCAGCAGTGAAACAAGCTGATTTGATCTATGTTTTAGAAGATGGACAAGTCACACAGACGGGAACACATGGTGAATTGGTTGAACAACAAGGACTTTATCAAACACTCTATGGCAGTGTGCAATCGCACGCCTGA
- the prc gene encoding carboxy terminal-processing peptidase → MKCRSKLTLIAASFCLAASAQALEAKLDQDDLPLLAPEVQHETASKRVTSRFTRSHYKHFNLNDDFSQAIFNRYLEMLDYNRNIFTQADIDSFSSSSVQIDDQLKAGNNQIAFDVYNLSMQKRFERFQYALSLLDTEIKFDTDESIELNRSEAEWPKDITEVNELWRKRVKYDALNLKLTGKEWPEIQEVLEKRYNNAMKRITQSHNEDAFQIYMNAFAREVDPHTSYLSPRNAEQFQSEMNLSLEGIGAVLQMTDDYTVIRSLVAGGPASNSKQLSDGDRIVGVGQDGEEVVDVIGWRLDDVVQLIKGPKGTKVKLQILPEGNDAKSHVVTIVRDKIRLEDRAVKSEVIEKDGKKIGVLEVPSFYVGLSKDTDKLITELKQQGVEGIIVDLRNNGGGALTEATELSGLFIKEGPVVQVRDSYGRVKVNSDTDGEISYQGPLTVLVNRYSASASEIFAAAMQDYGRAIILGENSFGKGTVQQHRSLNHIYDLFDKELGYVQYTIQKFYRINGGSTQNKGVVPDIAYPTPIDPADTGESVEDNALPWDSIDKANYSVLQRNDDKIVALTAQHQARIATDMEFGFIAQDIEKYKADKDDNDLSLNEKVRKQESDDADVLRLERINQRQKAAKLEVFKTLDDIPKDYEAPDAYLDESVAIMLDMIKK, encoded by the coding sequence ATGAAATGCCGTTCAAAATTGACACTGATTGCTGCTAGCTTTTGTCTAGCAGCTTCAGCTCAGGCTCTTGAAGCCAAATTAGATCAGGACGATTTACCTTTACTCGCTCCTGAGGTCCAACACGAAACTGCTAGTAAACGTGTTACTTCTCGATTTACTCGTTCTCACTATAAACACTTCAATCTCAACGATGATTTCTCTCAAGCTATCTTTAATCGTTATTTAGAGATGCTGGATTATAATCGTAATATCTTCACTCAAGCTGATATTGACTCTTTCTCCTCTTCATCTGTGCAAATTGATGATCAGCTGAAAGCGGGTAATAACCAGATTGCTTTCGATGTTTATAATCTTTCCATGCAGAAGCGTTTTGAACGTTTTCAGTATGCGCTGTCTTTGCTAGATACTGAGATTAAGTTTGATACCGATGAAAGTATTGAGCTCAATCGTAGTGAAGCAGAGTGGCCGAAAGATATCACCGAAGTGAATGAGCTTTGGAGAAAGCGTGTTAAATACGACGCGTTGAATCTAAAACTTACTGGTAAAGAGTGGCCAGAGATTCAAGAGGTTTTGGAAAAGCGTTACAACAATGCGATGAAGCGTATTACGCAATCGCATAATGAAGATGCTTTCCAAATCTACATGAACGCATTTGCGCGTGAAGTTGATCCTCACACCAGTTACCTTTCTCCAAGAAATGCAGAACAATTCCAATCAGAGATGAATCTATCTTTGGAAGGTATTGGTGCTGTGCTTCAGATGACTGACGACTATACCGTTATTCGCTCGTTAGTTGCTGGTGGCCCTGCGTCAAACAGCAAACAATTGAGTGATGGTGATCGCATTGTCGGTGTTGGTCAAGATGGCGAAGAGGTTGTTGATGTTATCGGCTGGCGTTTAGACGACGTAGTACAACTGATTAAGGGCCCGAAAGGGACCAAAGTTAAGCTACAGATCTTGCCGGAAGGTAATGACGCAAAAAGTCACGTTGTCACAATTGTACGCGACAAGATTCGTCTAGAAGACCGTGCCGTTAAATCTGAAGTTATCGAGAAAGATGGCAAGAAGATTGGTGTTCTTGAAGTACCAAGTTTCTATGTTGGCCTTTCTAAAGATACCGATAAACTGATCACTGAGCTTAAACAGCAAGGTGTTGAAGGTATTATCGTTGATCTTCGAAACAACGGTGGTGGTGCACTGACTGAAGCAACCGAACTCTCTGGTTTATTTATCAAAGAGGGACCTGTTGTTCAGGTTCGCGATAGCTACGGTCGTGTTAAAGTGAACAGTGACACCGACGGCGAAATCAGCTACCAAGGTCCATTAACGGTATTGGTGAATCGCTACAGTGCCTCAGCTTCTGAGATTTTTGCAGCAGCGATGCAAGATTACGGTCGTGCAATTATCCTTGGCGAAAACTCTTTCGGTAAAGGAACGGTGCAACAACATCGCTCTTTGAATCATATCTATGATTTGTTTGACAAAGAGTTGGGCTACGTTCAATACACTATCCAGAAATTCTACCGAATCAATGGTGGCAGTACGCAAAACAAAGGGGTAGTACCTGATATTGCTTACCCAACACCAATTGATCCAGCAGATACGGGTGAAAGTGTTGAAGATAATGCTCTACCTTGGGACAGTATTGATAAAGCAAACTACTCAGTGTTACAGCGTAACGATGACAAGATAGTTGCTTTAACTGCCCAACACCAAGCTCGCATTGCTACTGACATGGAATTTGGCTTTATCGCGCAAGATATTGAAAAATATAAGGCAGATAAAGACGATAACGACCTTTCTTTGAATGAAAAGGTACGTAAGCAAGAGAGTGATGATGCGGATGTGCTTCGTCTAGAG
- a CDS encoding GAF domain-containing protein, giving the protein MKIEHYQRLTKQAVALIESETDLIANLANISSLLFMELDELNWAGFYLMKQDKQMQQDELVLGPFQGQPACVRIPVGRGVCGTAVATNTVQRIHDVHEFEGHIACDAASNSEIVIPFSIDGKVVGVLDIDSPNIGRFSQIDEDGLTFFMAEVEKVLNSHANKA; this is encoded by the coding sequence ATGAAAATAGAACATTACCAACGCTTAACCAAACAAGCCGTTGCATTAATTGAATCAGAAACCGATCTAATTGCGAATCTTGCAAATATTAGCTCACTATTGTTCATGGAATTAGATGAACTTAATTGGGCTGGTTTTTACTTAATGAAGCAAGATAAGCAAATGCAACAAGATGAGCTTGTGCTTGGTCCATTCCAAGGTCAGCCAGCGTGTGTTCGAATTCCTGTAGGGCGTGGAGTCTGTGGAACTGCGGTTGCGACGAATACAGTTCAGCGCATTCATGATGTGCATGAGTTCGAAGGTCACATCGCTTGTGACGCTGCAAGTAACTCAGAAATCGTTATTCCGTTCTCTATCGATGGTAAAGTCGTGGGTGTTCTTGACATCGATAGTCCAAATATTGGTCGTTTTTCTCAAATTGATGAAGACGGATTGACATTTTTTATGGCTGAAGTGGAAAAGGTGCTTAATTCGCACGCGAACAAGGCATAA
- the rsmF gene encoding 16S rRNA (cytosine(1407)-C(5))-methyltransferase RsmF encodes MHANVYIPEEFLTHIEGIMPSHLDMASFVASCQKPLRKSIRVNTLKISVEDFFVRAKDKGWELEPVPWCETGFWITADESETPLGNTAEHMSGLFYIQEASSMMPPSALFQGEENYQAVLDTAAAPGSKTTQIAALMDNRGVLVANEYAASRVKVLHANIERCGVRNAALSNFDGRVFGGWLPEQFDAVLLDAPCSGEGTIRKDADAMKNWTYQSVVDIANTQKDLIESAFHALKPNGVLVYSTCTLSTEENQQVCHHLKETFGDAVEFESLENLFGNAKATTTEEGFLHIFPQVYDSEGFFVARIRKLASVTPPEVKKRLGKFPFEKANKKAQQEVADQLLGALDIELPSDTQVWIRDKDVWLFPEALEPMIGEFRFSRMGIKIAETHKKGYRWQHQVATTLATGNEANVVELNIEDAREWFMGRDVRPEGLSGKGEVLVKYNGAIIGLGKWVGNRVKNGLPRELVRDKNLF; translated from the coding sequence TTGCACGCTAACGTATATATCCCAGAAGAATTCCTGACTCATATTGAAGGCATCATGCCAAGCCATCTAGATATGGCCTCGTTTGTCGCTTCTTGTCAAAAGCCACTTCGTAAAAGTATTCGAGTAAACACACTGAAGATCAGTGTTGAAGATTTCTTCGTACGCGCGAAAGACAAAGGCTGGGAACTGGAACCAGTACCTTGGTGTGAAACGGGTTTTTGGATCACTGCAGATGAAAGTGAAACGCCACTAGGCAATACGGCAGAACACATGTCTGGTCTATTCTACATTCAAGAAGCCAGCTCGATGATGCCGCCGTCCGCTCTATTCCAAGGTGAAGAGAATTATCAAGCCGTGTTAGACACAGCTGCAGCACCCGGCTCAAAAACGACCCAAATAGCGGCCTTAATGGATAACCGTGGCGTACTGGTTGCTAATGAATACGCAGCAAGCCGTGTGAAAGTCCTTCACGCCAACATAGAGCGCTGTGGCGTGCGTAATGCAGCACTAAGTAACTTTGATGGCAGAGTCTTCGGTGGCTGGCTACCAGAGCAATTCGATGCCGTGCTGTTAGACGCGCCCTGCTCTGGCGAAGGCACCATTCGTAAAGACGCTGACGCGATGAAGAACTGGACTTATCAGTCTGTGGTCGATATTGCTAACACTCAAAAAGATCTGATTGAAAGTGCGTTCCATGCTCTTAAGCCTAATGGTGTGTTGGTTTACTCAACCTGTACGTTAAGCACCGAAGAGAACCAACAAGTATGTCATCACCTAAAAGAAACCTTTGGTGACGCAGTTGAGTTCGAGTCTTTAGAAAACTTATTCGGCAATGCAAAAGCGACGACGACTGAAGAAGGCTTTCTTCACATCTTCCCGCAGGTTTATGACTCGGAAGGTTTCTTCGTTGCACGTATCCGTAAACTCGCTTCTGTGACACCACCAGAAGTGAAGAAACGTTTGGGTAAATTTCCATTTGAAAAAGCCAATAAAAAAGCACAGCAAGAAGTCGCTGATCAGCTTTTAGGCGCACTGGATATCGAATTACCAAGTGATACTCAGGTATGGATTCGTGACAAAGACGTTTGGCTATTCCCTGAAGCACTAGAGCCGATGATTGGCGAGTTCCGTTTCTCTCGTATGGGCATCAAGATCGCCGAGACTCATAAGAAAGGCTACCGCTGGCAGCATCAGGTAGCCACAACACTGGCTACCGGTAACGAAGCCAACGTTGTAGAGCTTAACATCGAAGACGCGCGTGAGTGGTTCATGGGACGAGATGTTCGCCCAGAAGGCTTGTCAGGAAAAGGCGAAGTGCTGGTTAAATACAACGGCGCGATCATTGGCCTTGGTAAGTGGGTTGGCAACCGAGTGAAGAACGGTTTACCGCGAGAGCTCGTACGCGATAAGAACCTGTTCTAA
- the proQ gene encoding RNA chaperone ProQ: MENTEKLKNSKEVIAYVAECFPKCFTLEGEAKPLKIGIFQDLAERLNEDEKVSKTQLRAALRQYTSSWRYLHGVKAGADRVDLDGNACGTLEEEHVEHAKATLAESKAKVQARRKEQAQKAREEGKAKTKAKKAQQPRRQAPKAPKVEKPVETRALNADEFIAGKEVNVNMGTGNMAATIVEINKEDVRVQLANGLQMVVKAEHLRA, from the coding sequence ATGGAAAACACTGAAAAGTTAAAAAACAGCAAAGAAGTTATCGCATATGTTGCTGAATGTTTCCCTAAATGCTTTACTCTAGAAGGTGAAGCAAAACCACTTAAAATTGGTATTTTTCAAGATCTTGCTGAACGTCTTAATGAAGACGAAAAAGTAAGTAAGACTCAGCTTCGTGCAGCGTTAAGACAGTACACATCATCATGGCGTTACCTGCACGGCGTAAAAGCTGGCGCAGATCGTGTTGACCTAGACGGCAACGCGTGTGGCACACTAGAAGAAGAGCACGTAGAACACGCTAAAGCTACACTTGCAGAAAGCAAAGCGAAAGTTCAGGCTCGTCGTAAAGAACAAGCACAGAAAGCTCGTGAAGAAGGCAAAGCGAAAACTAAGGCGAAGAAAGCTCAACAGCCTCGTCGTCAAGCGCCTAAAGCACCAAAAGTAGAAAAGCCTGTAGAAACACGCGCTTTGAACGCCGATGAATTCATCGCTGGCAAAGAAGTAAATGTGAACATGGGTACAGGAAACATGGCTGCGACCATTGTTGAAATCAATAAGGAAGATGTACGTGTTCAGTTAGCAAACGGCCTACAAATGGTTGTTAAAGCGGAGCACTTGCGCGCTTAA
- a CDS encoding paraquat-inducible protein A codes for MTSPSHPVTSEPLPSVQPSSEPSQGKHLCDSSSVRLCQGCELPIDKMDIPHGKSAYCPRCGTQLYRGGTPSLSGNLAIAITCLLLFIPSHFFEFISIRLIGVMIPATLPSGVFTLMGEGFPLLGLLILFCSSIAPFLVCTSVLITHASLRFKIFTPFRYSLAIIQTLKHWMMLDVFLVSVAISCFKLQDYSDIFVGPGLIGLILLQLFSVLLVSRISVRRYWEAWAKESDYSFTESKNVHCHNCHLSQPEGNACVRCHHDLYHRKPYSIQKTWALLFAASVAIIPANVIPISIVITNGQRLEDTIISGVASLINTDMYGIAAIIFIASIVVPVAKILGLTYILLCIQMKRARYHRQRMTIYFIVKWVGKWSVMDLFVISIMMTLVDRGQILNFTPGYGAVAFGVVVVMTMLAAESLDPRLIWDNHTSKDESVNEQQ; via the coding sequence GTGACCTCCCCCTCTCATCCTGTCACTTCTGAGCCATTACCGAGCGTTCAGCCATCATCCGAACCTTCACAAGGTAAACACTTGTGCGACAGCAGCTCTGTACGACTATGCCAGGGCTGTGAACTCCCAATAGACAAGATGGACATCCCACATGGGAAGTCAGCTTACTGCCCTAGGTGCGGAACTCAATTATATCGCGGAGGCACACCTAGTCTCTCTGGAAACCTAGCCATCGCAATCACCTGCTTATTGCTATTTATTCCTTCGCACTTCTTTGAATTCATCAGTATCCGTCTAATCGGCGTCATGATACCAGCAACACTGCCATCGGGTGTGTTCACCTTAATGGGAGAAGGCTTCCCACTGCTTGGGTTACTCATTTTATTTTGTAGCTCTATCGCGCCGTTCCTTGTTTGTACTTCTGTACTGATCACACACGCATCATTACGTTTTAAAATTTTCACCCCGTTTCGTTACTCATTAGCGATTATCCAAACCTTAAAGCATTGGATGATGTTGGATGTGTTTTTGGTGAGTGTGGCCATCTCGTGTTTCAAACTACAAGACTATTCCGATATTTTTGTTGGCCCCGGTTTAATTGGATTGATTCTACTGCAGTTATTCAGCGTTCTACTGGTGAGCCGCATTAGTGTGCGACGTTACTGGGAAGCTTGGGCAAAAGAATCAGACTACTCTTTTACAGAAAGCAAAAATGTTCACTGTCACAACTGCCATCTATCTCAGCCTGAAGGTAACGCTTGTGTACGTTGTCACCATGACTTATATCACCGCAAGCCCTACTCTATACAAAAAACTTGGGCACTGTTATTTGCGGCTTCCGTTGCCATAATACCAGCGAACGTGATTCCAATTTCAATCGTAATCACCAACGGACAAAGGTTAGAAGACACGATCATTTCAGGTGTCGCCTCACTCATCAATACGGATATGTACGGCATCGCAGCGATTATCTTTATTGCGAGTATCGTGGTTCCAGTAGCTAAGATTCTCGGGCTTACTTACATATTACTTTGTATTCAAATGAAACGAGCACGCTATCACAGGCAAAGAATGACCATCTATTTCATCGTGAAATGGGTAGGTAAATGGTCGGTGATGGATCTCTTCGTTATTTCGATCATGATGACATTGGTCGACCGTGGACAAATTTTAAACTTTACACCAGGTTATGGTGCTGTGGCTTTCGGTGTCGTTGTTGTTATGACAATGCTGGCAGCGGAAAGCTTAGATCCTAGGCTAATTTGGGATAACCACACCTCTAAAGATGAGTCAGTGAATGAACAACAATAA
- a CDS encoding MlaD family protein — MNNNNQSQTSYSPEVRKNKGISPLWILPILTVALAGWLVMKSVHDAGQRVQIYFSDAAGLVAGRTTIRYQGLEVGMVRDITLSKDLSSIYVDADIYPEAQKLLSKGTRFWLVKPTASLSGISGLDALVSGNYIAIHPSETKEKPETVFHALESSPSDLLASEGLNISLTTKDLGGVSVGSQIVYRKIPIGEVYNYQLNENAKSVTIQAAIKDEYSHIITDQSRFWNVSGLGASIGFSGVDVRLESLSALLGGSIAVDSPGEGQPVEMNTEFKLYPDLKTAGRGISIKIAVPDDNKISATGAPIMYRGIEIGQITDLSLSKGRENVVASAAIQPAFSDFLNSGSKFVLEEAELSLTGMKNIANLVTGNFLTLVPGEGEKSRRFTAIRKNELSQEQEKSVAIRLTSNNSFGLDVGTQLLYKGIAVGSIIDVGLVESVGTGSDKHEVFMDALIDNQYAHLIKSNNRFFVTGSATAELTESGLSVTVPPAKQLLSGSISFVSEGNSKSRSNYQLFQSKSLAEIAKFNQTGSKKMSLFASELPSISKGSPLLYRNLQVGSISNFQLADGGVRIEVTIENRYTHLINKHTVFWNRSGVEVDASLSGISIKAAPVKTLIQGGIAFDSLPGIDNKLGNVWKLYADSKSARKFGRAITITSSGDQEVSKGMAIKYQGVTVGEVTLVIPNFNKGGIEITARVLPEYVEKIAVANSHFWLAEPEIGLNGIKNVSALLSKHINVEPGKGGKTTAFKLSQGPVQPEGKVFTLQSETRGSVSEGTPILFRELEIGSVIDVKLGEFADRIISTIQIKPEYAYLIRSNSVFWNVSGVDVSIGLSGANIKAGTVDSLLRGGITFSTPPTNELQPLAEEDQSFYLYPQAEDEWKSWRTAIPRP; from the coding sequence ATGAACAACAATAACCAATCACAAACGTCATATTCACCAGAAGTCAGAAAAAACAAAGGGATCTCTCCTTTGTGGATTCTGCCGATTCTAACCGTAGCACTTGCTGGTTGGCTGGTTATGAAGTCAGTACACGATGCAGGGCAACGTGTGCAGATCTACTTCTCGGATGCCGCGGGGTTAGTCGCAGGGCGAACCACGATTCGCTATCAAGGCTTAGAAGTAGGTATGGTTCGCGACATCACGTTGTCCAAAGACTTATCTAGTATTTATGTCGATGCTGACATCTACCCTGAGGCTCAAAAGCTTCTTTCGAAGGGAACGCGTTTTTGGCTAGTAAAACCAACAGCAAGCTTATCTGGCATTTCTGGTTTAGACGCCCTTGTTTCGGGTAACTATATTGCGATTCACCCTAGTGAAACCAAAGAGAAACCAGAAACGGTGTTTCACGCCTTGGAATCGTCACCTTCTGACTTATTGGCATCCGAAGGTCTCAATATCTCTCTGACGACTAAAGATCTTGGCGGCGTGTCTGTCGGTTCACAAATTGTTTACCGTAAGATCCCGATTGGTGAAGTTTATAACTATCAGCTCAATGAAAATGCTAAGTCGGTAACCATTCAAGCGGCCATCAAAGACGAATACAGTCATATCATTACCGACCAAAGTCGTTTTTGGAATGTCAGCGGCTTGGGGGCGAGTATCGGCTTTTCTGGTGTTGACGTACGATTAGAGAGCTTAAGTGCCCTACTTGGTGGTTCGATTGCTGTCGACTCCCCGGGAGAAGGCCAGCCCGTTGAAATGAACACCGAATTCAAACTCTACCCCGATCTAAAAACCGCCGGTCGTGGTATCTCAATCAAGATCGCAGTGCCAGACGACAACAAGATCAGTGCAACCGGTGCGCCTATCATGTATCGAGGCATCGAAATTGGTCAGATTACCGATCTATCGTTGAGTAAAGGTCGTGAAAACGTGGTGGCCTCTGCCGCTATCCAGCCTGCATTCAGTGACTTCTTGAACAGTGGAAGTAAATTCGTTCTGGAAGAAGCTGAACTGTCGCTAACAGGTATGAAGAACATTGCTAACTTGGTAACAGGTAACTTCCTGACATTAGTACCTGGTGAAGGTGAAAAATCTCGTCGGTTTACCGCCATTCGCAAGAACGAGCTCAGCCAGGAGCAAGAAAAGTCTGTTGCTATTCGTCTAACCTCTAACAATTCATTTGGTTTGGATGTTGGCACCCAATTGCTTTATAAAGGCATAGCCGTTGGTTCAATCATTGATGTTGGACTAGTTGAAAGTGTTGGAACAGGTAGCGACAAGCATGAAGTATTCATGGACGCGCTGATCGACAACCAATATGCGCACCTTATCAAAAGTAATAACCGCTTCTTCGTGACAGGCAGTGCGACGGCAGAGCTTACAGAATCAGGGTTAAGCGTCACAGTACCGCCAGCGAAACAGCTGTTGAGTGGTTCTATTAGCTTTGTGAGTGAAGGCAACAGTAAGTCTCGCTCTAACTATCAATTATTCCAAAGTAAGTCATTAGCAGAGATCGCCAAGTTCAATCAAACTGGCTCTAAAAAGATGTCATTGTTTGCCAGTGAATTGCCTTCTATTTCGAAAGGAAGTCCTCTGCTCTACCGTAACCTTCAAGTTGGCAGTATTTCTAACTTTCAGCTTGCAGATGGTGGCGTAAGAATCGAAGTAACCATCGAAAACCGTTACACACACTTGATCAACAAGCACACGGTGTTCTGGAATCGCTCAGGTGTTGAAGTCGATGCTTCTTTATCAGGTATCAGCATTAAAGCCGCACCAGTTAAAACGCTGATTCAAGGTGGTATTGCCTTTGATTCACTACCAGGAATCGACAACAAGCTTGGTAACGTTTGGAAGCTATACGCCGATTCGAAATCGGCGAGAAAGTTTGGCCGCGCGATTACCATCACCTCTTCTGGCGACCAAGAAGTCAGCAAAGGCATGGCGATCAAGTATCAGGGCGTAACGGTTGGTGAAGTGACTCTCGTGATTCCGAACTTTAACAAAGGTGGTATCGAAATTACCGCTCGTGTTTTACCGGAATACGTTGAGAAAATTGCAGTCGCAAACAGCCACTTTTGGTTAGCAGAACCGGAGATCGGTCTAAACGGTATCAAAAACGTATCGGCACTCCTGTCTAAACACATCAATGTTGAACCAGGAAAAGGGGGCAAAACCACGGCATTTAAACTCAGCCAAGGCCCCGTTCAACCTGAAGGCAAAGTGTTTACGTTGCAGAGTGAAACAAGAGGTTCGGTATCTGAAGGCACACCAATTCTATTCAGAGAACTAGAGATTGGATCTGTGATTGACGTAAAACTGGGTGAATTTGCAGACCGTATTATCTCAACCATTCAGATCAAACCTGAATACGCCTATCTGATTCGCTCAAACAGCGTCTTTTGGAATGTATCTGGGGTTGATGTCTCTATCGGTTTATCTGGCGCAAACATCAAGGCAGGTACTGTAGATAGCTTGTTAAGAGGCGGGATTACTTTCTCAACGCCACCAACCAATGAACTCCAACCGTTGGCAGAAGAAGACCAATCTTTCTATTTATATCCTCAAGCAGAAGATGAATGGAAATCTTGGAGAACGGCTATACCTCGCCCTTAG